The following are encoded in a window of Methanofastidiosum sp. genomic DNA:
- a CDS encoding sodium:solute symporter family protein, producing MNNFLILLGIYAIIGTIIALYSKDAKTQESFFIGNRNIGGVVSALTYAATTYSAFMMVGLVGLSYATGVGALGFELTYLVGTLFFLSYYGPRIWKIAKQKGVVSPSGLLEERYGSKTAKIAALISLLALIPYTSVQLTGVALILEKNSSLNFSTGILIVGILIALWAFLGGLKGVALTDSIQGVLMIVVSIFALVWVSYRFDFSAISTMGDLMYVPNAIWTPKFFLGLTIPWFFFALTNPQVLQRLFIPKDLSALRKMIVFFGIFGVLYTAIVTFIGIQLRVLTFRGLFPIVQYRDDVTPTLLSLMPEWLSLLLALSIMAAAITTANSIVLTLSSMVSRDIVKEKGILFGRISIIIITIFIGLFAVRKLSYIVELSVLSSTILLCLLPLIFGLFHYNIGKDLTGAITLIGGFLTAVCLSFFKISLFGLPTPIITLVVCFALFFIVGMLESKYP from the coding sequence ATGAATAACTTTCTAATATTATTAGGGATTTATGCCATTATAGGTACAATTATTGCTCTATATTCTAAAGATGCCAAGACACAAGAAAGTTTCTTTATTGGAAACAGAAACATTGGTGGCGTTGTTTCTGCACTTACATATGCAGCTACAACATATTCTGCCTTCATGATGGTAGGCCTAGTTGGTCTTTCATATGCAACGGGAGTTGGTGCTCTCGGATTTGAACTTACTTATTTGGTGGGAACTTTATTCTTTTTATCTTATTATGGCCCTAGAATATGGAAAATAGCAAAGCAAAAAGGAGTTGTTTCCCCTTCTGGATTACTTGAAGAAAGATATGGCTCAAAAACAGCAAAAATTGCGGCCTTAATCTCTCTACTGGCTTTAATCCCCTATACATCAGTACAATTAACAGGTGTTGCCCTCATATTAGAAAAAAATTCAAGTTTGAATTTCTCTACTGGAATTTTAATCGTTGGAATTCTTATTGCACTGTGGGCATTTCTAGGTGGCTTAAAGGGGGTTGCATTGACAGATTCGATCCAAGGAGTTTTGATGATTGTAGTCTCAATATTTGCTTTAGTTTGGGTATCTTACAGATTTGATTTTTCTGCTATTTCCACAATGGGTGATTTAATGTATGTTCCTAATGCTATTTGGACACCTAAATTTTTCTTAGGATTGACAATTCCCTGGTTTTTCTTTGCATTGACTAATCCACAAGTTCTCCAAAGACTATTTATTCCAAAGGATCTATCCGCATTAAGAAAGATGATAGTTTTTTTTGGGATATTTGGGGTATTATACACAGCAATTGTAACATTTATAGGAATTCAACTTAGAGTTCTAACGTTTCGAGGATTATTCCCAATAGTGCAATACAGGGATGATGTCACTCCAACATTGCTTTCTTTAATGCCAGAATGGTTATCCCTTCTATTAGCATTAAGCATAATGGCTGCCGCAATAACAACTGCAAATTCGATAGTCCTGACCCTTTCTTCAATGGTCTCAAGGGATATTGTAAAAGAGAAAGGCATTCTTTTTGGTAGGATCTCAATTATAATTATAACAATATTCATCGGCCTTTTTGCAGTGAGAAAGTTAAGCTACATAGTTGAATTGTCTGTTTTATCATCAACTATATTGCTTTGTTTATTACCTCTAATTTTTGGTTTATTCCACTATAATATAGGCAAGGATTTGACTGGGGCCATTACACTTATAGGTGGATTTTTGACAGCCGTATGTCTTTCTTTCTTTAAAATATCTTTATTTGGGCTGCCTACACCCATAATAACTTTGGTTGTTTGTTTCGCTCTTTTCTTTATTGTTGGAATGCTTGAGTCAAAATATCCTTAA